One Agrobacterium vaccinii DNA window includes the following coding sequences:
- a CDS encoding IS110 family transposase codes for MDIIVGIDVSKDSLDVAVSPSGTSFFVGNDHDGIEELVKRLKAEKVDLVAVEATGGFETLAVAKLAACDICVIVVNPAQVRAYANAIGRRAKTDAIDAALIAAFVVATKPQIRSLPDAQTQALSALVDRRRQIVQMIVAEENRLRMALDKTTHKSIKRLLAALNREKDSIDTDMDEHIRKSPLWRVREALLTSVPGVGRATARTLLAEMPELGSLNRRQIASLAGLAPWTRQSGKWKGKSFIGGGRSKVRAVLFMAALVASRHNPLLKEFRDRLVASGKPKIVAIVATMRKLLTILNAIIRENKPWQNA; via the coding sequence ATGGATATAATCGTTGGTATAGATGTCTCCAAGGATAGCCTCGACGTTGCGGTTTCACCCTCAGGTACAAGCTTTTTCGTCGGGAACGACCATGACGGCATCGAAGAGCTGGTGAAGCGCCTCAAGGCGGAAAAGGTTGATCTCGTGGCCGTGGAGGCGACGGGCGGCTTCGAAACGCTGGCGGTGGCAAAGCTTGCGGCGTGCGACATCTGCGTGATCGTCGTCAACCCGGCGCAGGTCCGGGCCTATGCCAACGCCATCGGTCGGCGTGCCAAGACCGATGCGATCGATGCAGCCCTGATTGCCGCTTTCGTCGTGGCGACGAAACCGCAGATCCGGTCGCTGCCCGATGCGCAAACCCAGGCGTTATCGGCCCTTGTCGATCGCAGACGGCAGATCGTTCAGATGATCGTGGCCGAAGAGAACCGGTTGCGGATGGCGTTGGACAAGACCACCCACAAAAGCATCAAACGGTTGTTGGCTGCGCTCAACCGCGAGAAGGACAGCATTGACACGGATATGGATGAGCATATCCGCAAGTCCCCCTTGTGGCGTGTGCGCGAAGCACTGCTGACCTCGGTTCCAGGTGTCGGGCGGGCCACGGCACGCACGCTTCTGGCCGAAATGCCGGAACTTGGCAGCCTCAACCGCCGACAGATCGCATCCCTTGCGGGACTGGCACCATGGACGCGGCAATCGGGCAAGTGGAAAGGCAAGAGCTTCATCGGTGGCGGGCGCTCCAAGGTGCGGGCGGTGCTGTTCATGGCAGCACTGGTCGCATCTCGCCACAACCCGTTGCTCAAGGAATTCCGCGATCGTCTCGTGGCATCCGGCAAGCCCAAGATCGTCGCCATCGTGGCCACCATGCGCAAGCTACTCACCATCCTCAACGCCATCATCCGGGAGAATAAACCATGGCAAAACGCTTGA
- the ffh gene encoding signal recognition particle protein, translating into MFENLQDRLGSILNGLTGRGALSEADVTAALREVRRALLEADVALEVVRSFTDKVREKAVGASVLKAIKPGQMVVKIVHDELVEMLGSEGVAIDLHAAAPVVIMMVGLQGSGKTTTTGKIAKRLTDRDKKKVLMASLDTRRPAAQEQLRQLGVQTGVDTLPIIAGQSPTDIASRAVQAAKLGGHDVVILDTAGRTHIDEPLMMEMAEIKKNAKPHEILLVADSLTGQDAVNLARNFDERVGITGLVLTRMDGDGRGGAALSMRAVTGKPIKLIGTGERMGELDEFHPRRIADRILGMGDIVSLVEKAAENIDAEKAAAMAKKMQSGKFDLNDLADQLGQMKKMGGMGGIMGLMPGMSGMKDKMAASGLNDKMFDRQIAIISSMTKAERANPDMLKHSRKKRIAAGSGTDAAEINKLLKMHRGMADMMKAMGGKGKGGIMKQMMGGLAGKMGLGGGMGGMPDLANMDPKQLEALQKQAEAAGLGKPGAMPPGLGGMGGMPGLPGLGGPKLPGLGGLPGLPGFGKKK; encoded by the coding sequence ATGTTTGAGAACCTCCAGGACCGACTTGGCTCCATTTTGAATGGACTGACGGGCCGTGGCGCGCTTTCGGAAGCCGATGTGACGGCGGCCCTGCGCGAGGTTCGCCGTGCGCTTTTGGAAGCGGACGTGGCGCTGGAAGTCGTGCGGTCCTTTACCGACAAGGTGCGTGAAAAGGCCGTTGGCGCTTCTGTTCTCAAAGCCATCAAGCCCGGCCAGATGGTCGTCAAGATCGTCCATGACGAGCTGGTCGAGATGCTGGGCTCCGAGGGCGTGGCAATCGATCTTCATGCCGCTGCCCCCGTCGTCATCATGATGGTGGGTCTGCAGGGTTCCGGTAAGACGACGACCACCGGCAAGATCGCCAAGCGCCTGACCGACCGCGACAAGAAGAAGGTGCTGATGGCATCTCTCGACACGCGTCGTCCGGCAGCCCAGGAGCAGTTGCGCCAGCTGGGCGTACAGACCGGTGTCGATACGCTGCCCATCATCGCTGGACAATCGCCGACCGATATCGCTTCGCGCGCCGTACAGGCGGCCAAGCTCGGTGGCCATGATGTCGTGATCCTCGATACTGCCGGTCGTACCCACATCGACGAGCCGTTGATGATGGAAATGGCGGAGATCAAGAAAAACGCCAAGCCGCATGAAATCCTGCTGGTAGCCGATAGCCTGACTGGTCAGGACGCCGTCAATCTGGCGCGCAACTTCGATGAGCGTGTCGGCATTACCGGCCTCGTGCTGACCCGTATGGACGGCGATGGCCGTGGCGGTGCTGCGCTTTCGATGCGTGCCGTGACCGGCAAGCCGATCAAGCTGATCGGTACCGGCGAGCGCATGGGCGAGCTGGACGAGTTCCACCCGCGCCGTATTGCCGACCGTATCCTTGGCATGGGCGATATTGTTTCGCTGGTCGAAAAGGCTGCCGAAAACATCGATGCGGAAAAAGCCGCCGCGATGGCCAAGAAGATGCAGTCGGGCAAGTTCGATCTGAACGATCTGGCCGACCAGCTGGGCCAGATGAAGAAAATGGGCGGCATGGGCGGCATTATGGGTCTGATGCCCGGCATGTCCGGCATGAAGGACAAGATGGCCGCATCGGGTCTGAACGACAAGATGTTCGACCGCCAGATCGCCATCATCTCTTCGATGACCAAGGCCGAGCGTGCCAATCCCGACATGCTCAAGCACAGCCGCAAGAAGCGCATCGCTGCCGGTTCCGGCACGGATGCCGCCGAAATCAACAAGCTGCTGAAAATGCACCGCGGCATGGCCGACATGATGAAAGCCATGGGCGGCAAGGGCAAGGGCGGCATCATGAAACAGATGATGGGTGGCCTTGCGGGCAAGATGGGCCTTGGCGGTGGAATGGGCGGCATGCCTGATCTGGCCAATATGGACCCCAAGCAGCTGGAAGCGCTTCAAAAGCAGGCTGAAGCTGCCGGTCTCGGCAAGCCGGGCGCGATGCCTCCGGGTCTTGGTGGCATGGGCGGCATGCCCGGTCTTCCGGGTCTCGGTGGACCCAAGCTTCCGGGGCTGGGCGGTCTTCCCGGCCTACCCGGTTTTGGCAAGAAGAAGTGA
- the rpsP gene encoding 30S ribosomal protein S16, translating into MALKIRLARGGSKKRPYYQIVVADARSPRDGRFLEKVGSWNPMLAKDNADRIQINADLVKEWIAKGAQPTDRVLRFLAEAGIATRDARSNPEKAKPGKKAVERIAEKKQKADDAAAAAAEATAAE; encoded by the coding sequence ATGGCACTGAAAATTCGTCTCGCACGCGGTGGTTCCAAGAAGCGCCCGTACTACCAGATCGTCGTTGCTGACGCCCGTTCGCCACGCGACGGTCGTTTCCTCGAGAAGGTCGGTTCCTGGAACCCAATGCTGGCCAAGGACAACGCTGATCGCATCCAGATCAACGCTGACCTCGTCAAGGAATGGATTGCCAAGGGCGCTCAGCCAACGGACCGCGTTTTGCGCTTCCTCGCAGAAGCTGGCATTGCAACACGCGACGCCCGCAGCAACCCTGAAAAGGCAAAGCCAGGCAAGAAGGCCGTCGAGCGCATTGCCGAGAAGAAGCAGAAGGCCGATGACGCCGCTGCTGCTGCCGCAGAAGCAACTGCAGCCGAATAA
- a CDS encoding SDR family NAD(P)-dependent oxidoreductase yields the protein MTILHNAFAPDNVAVVTGAASGIGLAAARKFAGFGMSVVLVDLDGEKLAAAQSEIAALAENGDEQIVSIPTDVSKLDELEALERAVIQRFGRVHVLMNNAGVQPGSAIFGPQANWDKVFSVNLMGVVNGSRVFGSGMLAHGEAGLIINTGSKQGITTPPGDPAYNVSKAGVKAFTEALEYELRNAPNGNISAHLLIPGFVFTGLTANGRTEKPSGAWTPEQTVDFMIDGIGNGDFYILCPDGEVNRKTDEKRILWAANDLVQNRPPLSRWHEDYSDDFKSFLNS from the coding sequence ATGACGATCCTTCACAACGCATTCGCACCAGACAATGTCGCCGTCGTCACCGGTGCTGCATCCGGTATCGGCCTTGCAGCCGCCCGCAAATTCGCCGGTTTCGGCATGAGTGTCGTGCTTGTTGACCTCGACGGTGAAAAGCTCGCCGCTGCCCAAAGCGAAATCGCTGCGCTTGCCGAAAATGGCGACGAGCAGATCGTTTCCATTCCAACCGATGTTTCCAAACTCGATGAACTGGAAGCGCTGGAACGCGCCGTCATCCAGCGCTTCGGGCGCGTTCATGTGCTGATGAACAATGCGGGCGTACAGCCCGGCAGCGCCATCTTCGGACCACAGGCGAACTGGGATAAGGTTTTCAGCGTCAATCTGATGGGCGTGGTCAATGGAAGCCGCGTCTTCGGTTCGGGCATGCTGGCCCATGGAGAGGCGGGTCTCATCATCAACACCGGCTCCAAGCAGGGCATCACCACACCGCCGGGCGACCCGGCCTACAATGTGTCCAAGGCGGGCGTAAAGGCCTTTACCGAGGCCTTGGAATATGAGCTGAGAAACGCACCGAACGGCAATATCTCGGCCCATCTTCTCATTCCCGGCTTCGTCTTTACCGGCCTCACCGCCAATGGCCGGACGGAAAAACCATCCGGCGCATGGACGCCGGAACAGACGGTCGATTTCATGATCGACGGCATCGGCAATGGCGACTTCTACATTCTTTGCCCTGATGGTGAAGTGAACCGCAAAACGGATGAGAAACGTATCCTCTGGGCCGCCAACGATCTCGTGCAAAACCGCCCGCCCTTGTCACGTTGGCACGAAGATTACAGCGATGATTTCAAGTCTTTCCTGAACAGCTGA
- a CDS encoding chorismate mutase has product MTDADVKAQLSQYRQSIDNIDAALVHMLAERFQRTKAVGVLKATHELPPADPAREEYQIERLRRLAKDADLDPDFAEKFLNFIIKEVIRHHEAIAAEHNGTDKTA; this is encoded by the coding sequence ATGACCGACGCAGATGTAAAAGCTCAACTTTCGCAATACCGCCAGTCCATCGACAATATCGATGCGGCACTGGTGCATATGCTGGCAGAACGGTTCCAACGCACCAAGGCGGTTGGCGTTTTGAAAGCAACCCACGAATTGCCGCCGGCAGACCCGGCGCGCGAGGAATACCAGATCGAACGCCTGCGCCGCTTAGCAAAGGACGCCGATCTGGACCCGGATTTCGCCGAGAAGTTCTTGAACTTCATCATCAAGGAAGTCATCCGGCATCATGAAGCAATTGCCGCTGAACACAACGGCACCGACAAGACCGCCTGA
- the rimM gene encoding ribosome maturation factor RimM (Essential for efficient processing of 16S rRNA) — translation MAKLENPILMAKIGAAQGLRGEVRVSSFTDDPTALGDYGNLIAGDGRVFEILEIREAKTVVIVRFRGVNDRNAAEALNGLELFIERDNLPDDDLDEDEFYYTDLEGLEAVDAEGKSYGSVAAVHDFGAGDLLELKGAGRRPTLIPFSEAAVLEIDLEGGKILIDPLAAGLIDNPDDGKDDPDHPIFGKKK, via the coding sequence ATGGCAAAGCTGGAAAACCCCATTCTCATGGCCAAGATTGGCGCGGCGCAGGGCTTGCGCGGCGAAGTGCGGGTCAGCTCGTTTACGGATGATCCAACGGCGCTGGGCGATTACGGCAACCTGATCGCTGGCGATGGCCGAGTGTTCGAAATTCTCGAGATACGCGAAGCCAAAACAGTCGTCATCGTGCGCTTTCGCGGTGTCAACGACCGCAATGCGGCGGAAGCTCTGAACGGGCTGGAACTGTTCATCGAGCGTGACAATCTACCGGATGATGATCTGGACGAAGACGAATTCTACTATACCGATCTGGAAGGTCTGGAGGCCGTCGATGCCGAGGGCAAGAGCTATGGCTCGGTCGCCGCTGTCCATGATTTCGGCGCGGGCGATCTGCTGGAGCTGAAAGGCGCTGGCCGTCGCCCGACACTCATTCCGTTTTCCGAGGCTGCGGTTCTGGAAATCGACCTCGAAGGCGGGAAAATCCTGATCGATCCGCTCGCTGCCGGGCTGATCGACAATCCTGACGACGGCAAGGATGACCCGGATCATCCGATTTTCGGCAAGAAAAAATAA
- a CDS encoding sulfite exporter TauE/SafE family protein: MSLFIILLLLASGFLSGAVNAIAGGGTFLTFGAMTIAGIAPISANATSSIVQFPGYVTSVIAYWPEIRAHWKGAVFLAVLSIAGSTAGALLLLSLDNPAFRQLVPWLLLAATLLFAVGPWLRPRSNAQRSPGNAASLIGQFFTSIYGGFFGAGMGIMMLAVLGLTAGGSYHHLNALKNLLAVVIAAVAIVVFVGGGVVAWPAALIMIPASAIGGYSGVYIARRVPQWIIRALVISVGLLLSVYYFVST, encoded by the coding sequence ATGTCTTTGTTCATCATTCTGCTGCTGCTGGCCAGCGGTTTTCTGTCCGGTGCGGTCAATGCCATCGCAGGCGGCGGCACATTTCTGACCTTCGGGGCCATGACGATTGCCGGTATCGCGCCGATTTCGGCCAACGCCACCTCCTCCATCGTGCAATTTCCCGGCTATGTCACCTCTGTCATCGCCTACTGGCCGGAAATTCGTGCCCACTGGAAAGGCGCTGTTTTCCTCGCCGTCCTCTCCATTGCCGGATCGACCGCCGGTGCGCTCCTGCTTCTGTCGCTGGACAATCCCGCCTTCCGCCAGCTCGTGCCCTGGCTGCTGCTGGCCGCCACGCTTCTCTTTGCCGTGGGACCATGGCTGCGTCCGCGCTCGAATGCACAGCGCTCGCCCGGCAATGCCGCAAGCCTCATCGGTCAGTTCTTCACGTCGATTTATGGCGGGTTCTTCGGTGCTGGCATGGGCATCATGATGCTGGCCGTACTGGGCCTGACGGCTGGCGGCAGCTACCACCACCTCAATGCGCTGAAAAACCTGCTGGCCGTCGTCATCGCGGCGGTCGCCATCGTCGTCTTCGTCGGCGGTGGCGTGGTGGCTTGGCCTGCCGCGCTGATCATGATCCCTGCGTCGGCCATTGGCGGCTATAGCGGCGTTTATATCGCGCGGCGCGTGCCGCAATGGATCATCCGCGCCCTGGTGATCTCGGTCGGACTGCTGCTATCGGTCTACTACTTCGTCTCGACCTGA
- a CDS encoding MBL fold metallo-hydrolase, with the protein MKRRSLFKLSFLGALIAGGGLYARQSSASAYYKGPMSDHFDGTRFFNPGGEAPNGFLDLMKWRFDGDKATWPDAYPSPFPFVKPDERVNGTDLRVTFVGHASFLIQTAGLNILVDPVWSERTSPFSFAGPKRVNPPGIQFKDLPPIDLVLVTHNHYDHLDTETLHQLHIHHKPHFITPLGNDAVIRTRVEAANISVGDWGDVLTVAPDVKIHFEPCHHWSARGLNDRRMALWAAFVIETPGGKIYHIGDTGFHSGLNYHAARKKHGSFRLANLPFGAYEPRWFMKGQHQNPSEAVEGMKICGAAYACGHHWGTVQLTDEAIDAPIIALKAALSEHGVPEYRFRPMRPSEVFDVPMV; encoded by the coding sequence ATGAAAAGACGCAGCCTCTTCAAACTCTCGTTCCTCGGTGCCCTCATAGCAGGAGGCGGCCTTTACGCGCGCCAGTCCAGCGCCAGCGCCTATTATAAAGGCCCGATGTCGGATCATTTCGACGGTACGCGCTTCTTCAATCCCGGCGGCGAAGCGCCCAACGGCTTCCTCGACCTGATGAAGTGGCGGTTCGATGGCGACAAGGCGACCTGGCCGGACGCCTATCCCAGCCCCTTTCCTTTCGTCAAACCGGACGAGCGCGTCAACGGCACCGATCTGCGCGTCACCTTCGTCGGCCACGCCTCCTTTCTCATCCAGACGGCTGGCTTGAATATTCTGGTCGATCCCGTCTGGTCGGAGCGCACCAGCCCCTTCAGCTTCGCCGGTCCCAAGCGCGTCAACCCGCCCGGCATCCAGTTCAAGGACTTGCCGCCTATCGATCTCGTGCTGGTCACGCACAATCACTATGATCATCTTGATACGGAAACGCTGCACCAGCTCCACATCCACCACAAACCGCATTTCATCACGCCACTGGGTAATGACGCCGTCATTCGCACCCGTGTCGAAGCTGCCAATATTTCCGTGGGTGATTGGGGCGACGTGCTGACGGTCGCGCCCGACGTGAAAATCCATTTCGAGCCCTGCCATCACTGGTCGGCACGCGGCCTCAATGATCGCCGGATGGCGCTGTGGGCCGCCTTCGTCATCGAAACGCCAGGCGGCAAGATCTACCACATCGGCGATACCGGCTTCCACAGCGGCCTCAACTACCACGCCGCCCGCAAAAAACACGGCAGCTTCCGTCTCGCCAACCTGCCGTTTGGCGCTTACGAACCCCGGTGGTTCATGAAAGGCCAGCACCAGAACCCGTCCGAAGCCGTGGAAGGCATGAAGATCTGCGGCGCAGCCTATGCCTGCGGCCACCACTGGGGCACGGTGCAACTCACCGACGAAGCCATCGATGCGCCCATCATCGCGCTGAAGGCAGCACTGAGCGAACACGGCGTCCCAGAATACCGCTTCCGCCCGATGCGCCCCAGTGAGGTTTTCGACGTACCGATGGTCTGA
- the rplS gene encoding 50S ribosomal protein L19 encodes MTNIIEQLEAEQAAKIEAKRKLPEFSPGDTVRVNVRVTEGTRTRVQAYEGVVIARSGGGINESFTVRKISYGEGVERVFPVYSPLVEGVEIVRRGKVRRAKLYYLRDRRGKSARIVEDTGVRARKLNDGERQAAAEEKARIEAEKVAAAQALAAEKAAAEAAEAKAAEEAAAAKAAEEAAKPAEGAAE; translated from the coding sequence ATGACCAACATTATCGAACAGCTGGAAGCCGAACAGGCTGCCAAGATCGAAGCGAAGCGCAAGCTTCCAGAATTTTCCCCAGGTGACACCGTTCGCGTCAACGTGCGCGTAACGGAAGGTACACGTACCCGTGTACAGGCTTACGAAGGCGTCGTGATCGCCCGTTCCGGCGGCGGCATCAACGAGAGCTTCACCGTTCGCAAGATTTCCTATGGCGAAGGCGTCGAGCGCGTATTCCCGGTTTACTCTCCGCTGGTCGAAGGCGTTGAAATCGTTCGTCGCGGTAAGGTCCGTCGCGCCAAGCTCTACTACCTGCGCGACCGTCGCGGCAAGTCTGCCCGTATCGTTGAAGACACCGGCGTTCGCGCCCGCAAGCTCAACGACGGCGAGCGTCAGGCCGCTGCCGAAGAAAAGGCACGCATCGAAGCTGAAAAGGTTGCAGCAGCACAGGCTCTGGCCGCTGAAAAGGCCGCAGCAGAAGCTGCTGAAGCCAAGGCAGCCGAAGAAGCCGCAGCGGCAAAGGCCGCTGAAGAGGCTGCAAAGCCTGCCGAAGGCGCAGCTGAATAA
- a CDS encoding LysE family translocator → MEFIPSLPTLIAFTIAILLLAVTPGPDMTLWISRSLREGRTAGFMTLVGTNLGITVHTMLVAFGVAALIVASPTAFLVLKTGGAAYLVWLAIQAIRKGSNFVMERPKDQKPQASLMSALLNGIWVNLLNPKVIIFFMTFLPQFVSASDPHVTGKLIFLGLWSIIVALPIGIGIVFAADGLSGWLQRNRKVLRGLDYTIAGVFSLFAVKIFLTQAK, encoded by the coding sequence GTGGAATTCATACCGAGCCTGCCGACCCTGATTGCCTTCACCATCGCCATTCTGCTTCTGGCGGTCACGCCCGGCCCGGATATGACGCTCTGGATCAGCCGCTCGCTGCGTGAAGGCCGTACCGCGGGTTTCATGACGCTGGTGGGCACCAATCTGGGCATCACCGTCCACACCATGCTTGTCGCCTTCGGCGTGGCGGCCCTCATCGTCGCGTCCCCCACAGCCTTTCTGGTGCTCAAAACAGGCGGCGCCGCCTATCTCGTTTGGCTGGCCATTCAGGCTATCAGAAAGGGCTCGAATTTCGTCATGGAGCGTCCGAAGGATCAAAAGCCACAGGCGTCTTTGATGTCCGCTCTTCTGAACGGCATCTGGGTCAATCTTCTGAACCCGAAAGTCATCATTTTCTTCATGACCTTCCTGCCGCAATTCGTCAGCGCCTCGGACCCGCACGTCACCGGCAAACTGATCTTCCTCGGCCTCTGGTCCATCATCGTCGCCCTGCCCATCGGCATCGGCATCGTGTTTGCGGCAGATGGCCTTTCCGGCTGGCTCCAGCGCAATCGCAAGGTCCTGCGCGGGCTTGATTACACCATCGCCGGTGTCTTCTCCCTATTCGCCGTCAAGATTTTCCTGACGCAGGCGAAGTGA
- a CDS encoding argininosuccinate synthase, giving the protein MALPKDVKKVVLAYSGGLDTSIILKWLQTELNADVVTFTADLGQGEELEPARKKAEMLGIKEIFVEDVREEFVRDFVFPMFRANAVYEGVYLLGTSIARPLISKHLIDIAKKTGADAIAHGATGKGNDQVRFELSAYALNPDIKIIAPWRDWTFKSRTDLLNFAEQHQIPVAKDKKGEAPFSVDANLLHSSSEGKVLEDPAVEAPEYVHMRTISPEAAPDKATIIKVGFRNGDACSINGVEMSPATLLAALNDYGRDNGIGRLDLVENRYVGMKSRGVYETPGGTILLAAHRAIESITLDRGAAHLKDEIMPRYAELIYYGFWFSPEREMLQALIDKSQEHVEGEVTLKLYKGNVMVTGRESAKSLYSDKLVTFEDDQGAYDQKDAAGFIKLNALRLRTLAKRNLGK; this is encoded by the coding sequence ATGGCCCTTCCCAAAGACGTTAAGAAAGTCGTTCTCGCCTATTCAGGCGGGCTTGATACCTCGATTATTCTGAAATGGTTGCAGACCGAGCTGAACGCGGACGTCGTGACTTTCACCGCCGATCTCGGCCAGGGCGAAGAGCTGGAGCCTGCGCGCAAGAAGGCCGAGATGCTGGGCATCAAGGAAATCTTCGTGGAAGATGTGCGCGAAGAATTCGTGCGCGATTTCGTCTTCCCGATGTTCCGCGCCAATGCCGTCTATGAAGGCGTCTATCTGCTGGGCACCTCGATTGCCCGGCCGCTGATTTCCAAGCATCTGATCGACATCGCCAAGAAGACCGGCGCCGATGCCATCGCCCACGGCGCGACCGGCAAGGGCAACGACCAGGTTCGTTTCGAGCTTTCGGCCTATGCGCTGAACCCCGACATCAAGATCATCGCGCCATGGCGCGACTGGACGTTCAAGAGCCGGACCGATCTCCTGAACTTCGCCGAACAGCATCAGATACCGGTTGCCAAGGACAAGAAGGGCGAAGCGCCGTTCTCCGTCGATGCCAACCTTCTGCACTCCTCATCCGAGGGCAAGGTTCTGGAAGACCCGGCAGTCGAGGCTCCGGAATACGTGCATATGCGCACCATTTCCCCGGAAGCAGCCCCTGACAAGGCGACCATCATCAAGGTGGGTTTCCGCAACGGTGATGCCTGCTCCATCAACGGCGTCGAAATGTCGCCTGCGACGCTTCTGGCAGCGCTCAACGATTACGGTCGTGACAACGGCATCGGTCGCCTCGATCTGGTCGAAAACCGTTATGTCGGTATGAAGTCTCGTGGCGTGTACGAAACGCCCGGCGGTACCATTCTGCTGGCGGCTCACCGCGCCATCGAGAGCATTACGCTCGACCGGGGTGCAGCCCACCTCAAGGACGAGATCATGCCGCGCTACGCCGAGCTGATCTACTACGGCTTCTGGTTCTCGCCAGAGCGCGAAATGCTGCAGGCGCTGATCGACAAGAGCCAGGAGCATGTGGAAGGTGAAGTGACGCTGAAGCTCTACAAGGGCAACGTCATGGTTACCGGTCGCGAATCGGCCAAGTCGCTCTATTCCGACAAGCTGGTGACCTTCGAGGACGACCAGGGCGCTTACGACCAGAAGGATGCAGCGGGCTTCATCAAGCTCAACGCCCTGCGCCTGCGCACACTCGCCAAGCGCAACCTCGGCAAGTAA
- the trmD gene encoding tRNA (guanosine(37)-N1)-methyltransferase TrmD: MTFKATVLTLYPDMFPGHLGHSLAGKALERGQWQIEPVQIRDFATDKHRSVDDTPAGGGAGMVLKPDVLAAAIDAVSTDDMRPRLLMSPRGKPLTQDRVREIAAGDGVIIICGRFEGVDQRVINARDLEEVCIGDYILSGGEPAALTLLDAVVRILPGVMGNDLSGVHESFEGGLLEHPHYTRPQVWEERDIPAVLTSGNHKAIEKWRHEQALALTKERRPDLLGKAPQVETK, translated from the coding sequence ATGACATTCAAGGCAACCGTGCTGACGCTCTACCCGGACATGTTTCCGGGGCATCTCGGTCATTCGCTGGCAGGCAAGGCGTTGGAGCGTGGGCAGTGGCAGATCGAGCCGGTGCAGATCCGCGACTTCGCCACCGACAAGCACCGCAGCGTGGACGATACACCTGCTGGCGGTGGCGCAGGCATGGTGCTGAAGCCGGATGTGCTGGCGGCCGCCATCGACGCGGTATCCACAGACGATATGCGCCCGCGACTGCTGATGAGCCCGCGCGGGAAGCCTTTGACGCAGGACCGCGTTCGCGAGATTGCCGCTGGCGATGGTGTCATCATCATCTGTGGTCGCTTCGAGGGTGTCGACCAGCGGGTGATCAATGCGCGTGATCTCGAAGAGGTCTGCATCGGCGACTATATTCTTTCCGGCGGCGAACCGGCGGCGCTGACGCTGCTGGATGCGGTGGTCCGCATTCTGCCGGGCGTGATGGGCAACGACCTCTCCGGCGTGCATGAGAGCTTCGAGGGTGGGCTGCTGGAACATCCGCATTATACCCGCCCGCAAGTGTGGGAAGAGCGCGATATTCCAGCCGTGCTGACCTCCGGCAACCACAAGGCCATCGAAAAGTGGCGCCACGAGCAGGCGCTGGCGCTGACCAAAGAGCGCCGTCCCGATCTTCTGGGAAAAGCGCCTCAGGTCGAGACGAAGTAG